The following coding sequences lie in one Miscanthus floridulus cultivar M001 chromosome 9, ASM1932011v1, whole genome shotgun sequence genomic window:
- the LOC136480557 gene encoding aspartic proteinase nepenthesin-2-like gives MDPYKFVALADTGSDLTWTQCKPSKLCFPQDTAIYDTAASSSFSAVPCSSATCLPIWSRNYTASSPCRYRYAYGDGANSAGVLGTETLTFGSSPGAPGLSVGGIAFGCGIDNGGLSYNSTGTVGPGRGSLSLVAQLGVGKFSHCLTDFFNTSLGSPVLFGSLAELTPIGSAAVQSTPLLQSPFSPSRYYVSLEGISLGDARLPIPNGTFDLRADGSVGMIVDSGTIFMILVEPALLEIK, from the exons ATGg ATCCCTACAAGTTCGTCGCCCTGGCCGACACCGGCAGCGATCTCACCTGGACGCAGTGCAAGCCGAGCAAGCTCTGCTTCCCGCAGGACACGGCCATCTACGACACAGCCGCCTCGTCAAGCTTCTCCGCCGTGCCGTGCTCCAGCGCCACGTGCCTGCCCATCTGGAGCCGCAACTACACGGCTAGCTCACCCTGCAGGTACCGATACGCCTATGGCGACGGCGCAAACTCCGCCGGTGTCCTGGGCACGGAGACGCTCACGTTCGGCTCTAGCCCTGGTGCGCCCGGACTCTCCGTCGGCGGCATCGCGTTTGGTTGTGGCATCGACAATGGCGGCCTCTCGTACAACTCCACCGGCACCGTCGGCCCGGGACGCGGGAGCCTGTCCCTGGTGGCGCAGCTTGGGGTCGGAAAGTTCTCCCACTGCCTCACCGACTTCTTCAACACCAGTCTAGGCAGCCCAGTGTTGTTCGGCTCCCTTGCCGAGCTGACACCCattggcagcgccgccgtgcagtCGACGCCTCTCCTGCAGAGCCCGTTCAGCCCGTCAAGGTACTACGTCTCCCTCGAGGGCATATCGCTCGGCGACGCACGCTTGCCGATCCCGAACGGCACCTTCGACCTGCGCGCCGACGGCTCCGTGGGCATGATCGTGGATTCCGGCACCATCTTCATGATCCTCGTGGAACCTGCACTACTGGAAATA AAATGA